The following proteins come from a genomic window of Salminus brasiliensis chromosome 15, fSalBra1.hap2, whole genome shotgun sequence:
- the LOC140535586 gene encoding polymeric immunoglobulin receptor-like: protein MNIREAEVQFRMKIFLLFTFFLISGLGVCFDVIGYKRGSVIIHCSFQQHKGHDEYFCKDSTNPCVYVKSDQNSWVHEGRVSLQHSPGVLRVFYRNLSLENAGSYQCGETGGWSHTVKLRVKTDPCCSRSKTVTGYLSEMVSISFSYPEEFQTNDKYLFKASGEAFFAVNTTDSPGVRFSMSDDRSSKVVSVRISDVREDDGGHYYCGLWIGGNPLQVPLSSSSL, encoded by the exons ATGAACATCAGAGAAGCTGAAGTTCAGTTCAGGATGAAGATCTTCCTCCTCTTCACCTTCTTCCTGATCTCAG GTCTGGGGGTCTGTTTTGATGTGATTGGCTACAAAAGAGGTAGCGTTATAATTCACTGCAGTTTCCAACAACATAAAGGGCATGATGAATATTTCTGCAAAGACTCAACAAAcccgtgtgtgtatgtgaaatcTGACCAGAACTCATGGGTTCATGAAGGCAGAGTTTCTCTACAACACTCTCCTGGAGTTCTAAGAGTGTTCTACAGAAACCTGAGTTTAGAGAATGCTGGATCATATCAGTGTGGAGAGACTGGAGGGTGGAGTCACACTGTGAAACTGAGAGTAAAAACAG ATCCATGCTGTTCGAGGTCAAAGACTGTGACTGGTTATCTGAGTGAGATGGTCTCCATCAGCTTTTCCTATCCAGAGGAGTTTCAGACAAATGACAAGTACCTCTTCAAAGCATCTGGTGAAGCTTTTTTTGCAGTAAACACCACAGATTCTCCGGGAGTCAGATTCTCCATGTCTGATGACAGAAGCTCTAAAGTTGTCAGTGTGAGAATCAGTGATGTGAGAGAAGATGATGGAGGACATTATTACTGTGGATTGTGGATCGGAGGGAATCCA ctcCAGGTTCCtctgtcatcatcatcactgtga
- the LOC140535692 gene encoding polymeric immunoglobulin receptor-like has protein sequence MKILLIFTFLLISGLVGCFEVSGYTGGSVMIYCTLSKTRGYNGYFRKVSTQQDVYLNPDRSQTTWDHKGKVSLFDSSGYLTVIYRDLSLKDAGLYQCGETGDTNHNFKLEVKTDPCCLGPKTVTGYLGETVTISCSYPEKFQNKTRFFFKEIDQNYTEVIRTSESQKDRFSISDDRSSKVVSVRISDIREKDGGVYTCGVAGEDRASNYKTLFTKIHLQVTARDYSAAIIVSVCVVLLLIAALVFFMVMFRKRRGSTPAAITDRSGIKEVPAVVSDYEEIKATRPENASADASSPANSSDKTLHSTVQPPKDQDLTYSTVSFQKNPDSPSDVNINISKEEPDTEYAIIKHHTGLE, from the exons ATGAAGATCCTCCTCATCTTCACCTTCCTCCTGATCTCAG gtcttgtgggatgctTTGAAGTGAGTGGCTACACAGGAGGCAGTGTCATGATCTACTGCACATTAAGTAAGACCAGAGGATACAATGGGTATTTCCGTAAGGTCTCAACACAACAGGATGTCTATCTGAACCCTGATCGATCACAGACCACATGGGATCATAAAGGCAAAGTTTCTCTATTTGACTCTTCTGGATACCTTACAGTGATCTacagagacctgagtttaaagGATGCTGGATTATATCAGTGTGGAGAGACTGGAGACACTAACCATAATTTCAAGCTGGAAGTGAAAACAG ATCCATGCTGTTTGGGACCAAAGACTGTGACTGGTTATCTGGGAGAGACCGTCACCATCAGCTGTTCCTATCCAGAGAAGTTTCAGAACAAGACCAGGTTCTTCTTCAAAGAAATAGATCAAAATTATACAGAAGTGATCCGTACCTCAGAGTCTCAGAAAGACAGGTTCTCCATCTCTGACGACAGAAGCTCTAAAGTTGTCAGTGTGAGGATCAGTGATATAAGAGAAAAGGATGGAGGAGTTTATACCTGTGGAGTGGCGGGGGAAGACCGTGCCTCAAATTATAAAACCTTGTTCACCAAGATTCATCTACAGGTTACTG CTCGAGATTATTCTGCTGCCATTATTGTGAGCGTCTGCGTGGTTCTTCTGCTGATTGCAGCACTGGTCTTTTTTATGGTGATGTTCAGGAAGAGACGAG GCTCCACTCCTGCAGCCATAACAGACCGCAGTGGCATTAAAGAG GTTCCTGCTGTGGTCAGTGACTATGAAGAGATAAAAGCCACCAGACCTGAGAATGCCTCTGCAGATGCTTCCTCACCTGCTAACAGCTCTGATAAAACTCTCCACTCCACTGTTCAACCACCCAAAGACCAAGACCTCACTTACTCCACTGTCAGTTTCCAGAAGAACCCAGATTCTCCCTCTGAtgtcaacatcaacatcagtAAGGAGGAACCTGATACTGAGTACGCCATCATCAAACACCACACAGGACTGGAGTAG
- the LOC140535691 gene encoding polymeric immunoglobulin receptor-like, producing MKIFLILTFYLIPGLVGSFDVIGYSGGSVMIYCTYNNTRGYNGYFCKGSAQQCVYLSPDVSTNTWDHKGRVSLFAYSGVLTVIYRDLSSEDAGLYMCGETGEWSHTIKLEVKTDPCCSAPTTVTNYLGQTVTISCSYPEEFQNKTKFFFKEKDQNYTEVIRTSESQKDRFSISDDRSSKVISVRIRDVREEDGGVYTCGVAREDGASNYETLFTKIHLQLTTPGSSAAITASICMVLLLIAALVFFIVIFKKRRGFTPLSGKKHISNKEVPAVVSDYEEIKPTRPENASADASSPANSSDKTLHSTVQPPKDQYLTYSTVSFQKNPDSPSDVNINISKEEPDMEYAIIKHHTGLE from the exons ATGAAGatcttcctcatcctcacctTCTACCTGATCCCAG gtcttgtgggcagCTTTGATGTGATTGGCTACTCAGGAGGCAGTGTCATGATCTACTGCACATACAATAACACTAGAGGATACAATGGGTATTTCTGTAAGGGATCAGCACaacagtgtgtgtatctgaGCCCTGATGTATCAACGAATACGTGGGATCATAAAGGCAGAGTTTCTCTCTTTGCATATTCTGGAGTTCTTACAGTGATCTACAGAGACCTGAGTTCAGAGGATGCTGGATTATATATGTGTGGAGAAACAGGAGAGTGGAGCCATACTATAAAGCTGGAAGTGAAAACAG ATCCATGCTGTTCAGCACCAACAACTGTGACTAATTATCTGGGACAGACCGTCACCATCAGCTGTTCCTATCCAGAGGAGTTTCAGAACAAGACCAAGTTCTTCTTCAAAGAAAAAGATCAAAATTATACAGAAGTGATCCGTACCTCAGAGTCTCAGAAAGACAGATTCTCCATCTCTGACGACAGAAGCTCTAAAGTCATCAGTGTGAGAATCAGAGATGTGAGAGAAGAGGATGGAGGAGTTTATACTTGTGGAGTGGCGAGGGAAGACGGTGCCTCAAATTATGAAACCTTGTTCACCAAGATTCATCTACAGCTTACCA CTCCAGGTTCTTCTGCTGCCATTACTGCGAGCATCTGTATGGTTCTTCTGCTGATTGCAGCACTGGTCTTTTTTATTGTGATATTCAAGAAGAGACGAG GCTTCACTCCTCTGTCCGGAAAGAAGCACATTAGCAATAAAGAG GTCCCTGCTGTGGTCAGTGACTATGAAGAGATAAAACCCACCAGACCTGAGAATGCCTCTGCAGATGCTTCCTCACCTGCTAACAGCTCTGATAAAACTCTCCACTCCACTGTTCAACCGCCCAAAGACCAATACCTCACTTACTCCACTGTCAGTTTCCAGAAGAACCCAGATTCTCCCTCTGAtgtcaacatcaacatcagtAAGGAGGAGCCTGATATGGAGTACGCCATCATCAAACACCACACAGGACTGGAGTAG